One genomic region from Carettochelys insculpta isolate YL-2023 chromosome 4, ASM3395843v1, whole genome shotgun sequence encodes:
- the THAP9 gene encoding DNA transposase THAP9, translating into MTRSCSALGCTTRDNGLSRKRGISFHQFPTDAIQRTKWIHAVNRADPKSKKVWIPGPGAILCSRHFAEDDFESYGMRRKLKKGAVPSLFQYKDRWSTYLRNRRSQKTLKQPLSYNSPDEEVVTADHNYSLKMPATAAKQQTEVKKIVQLPTKKFTAVRRCPSYRGQKIFSVINELAKKKLLCEDDVSLLQAQFSDLLWESYNWRQRTEYSTEMRQFACTLHLYNSKAYDHVRRNFPLPHPSSLTNWLSNDEGNPGFSSSIFFHLQQRVERGEQAYRYCSLMIEAMALKKQLEWDPVTRRLVGFVDLGAGALDADEAPLASEAIVLMAVGVLGHWRAPLGYFFVNGTSGRLLAQLLCQAISKLTSIGVTVLSVTSAATAHGVEMAKSLGIRIDINNMQSTFQHPHHATHQITYFFDACHLLLLIRNVFQCFHRIRFINETAHWQHIVDLVTLPKKELLHISDRLSGSCRNSESCHLRVNYTAQLFSESVSGALESLQLLGLSSFQNCSGTIKFVRLMSNLFDLFHGRSCFGAGLKGPLSSENYAKINSLLTEVKNVFVALTDTLGRHFLTGKHKLGFVGFLLNAESLKWLYTKYIFPKSMPICLLTYTFSLDHLELFLSALRQACASSDNPTCMMFQTAYCKLLTKYNLTPGLHQNAVLGNVNTLDVSIARRTDLSLDTIHSQYGRSCTEIPSTDYLYCTGHISFNSMLSYSLTDLSLYAESVTYAAGSVAEKLAAVVRCEACVASLFRSDDKTLKWGSLLCIKKSGGWSLPSESVHQIVTISEQVLKMHTRVNNCNLHCEQQDMYLEQKILYELSEQHQLFSELNNHLFDGELCISNHYTMLLRNIVQCYLQVRAEHAKKWGLEFCSGRHRWQRLSRKKPFLSSLKTYKPCQS; encoded by the exons ATGACCCGCAGCTGCTCCGCTTTGGGCTGCACCACGCGGGACAACGGGCTGAGCCGGAAGCGAGGCATCTCCTTCCACCA GTTCCCCACTGATGCCATACAGCGTACAAAATGGATCCATGCTGTTAATCGAGCAGACCCCAAAAGCAAAAAGGTTTGGATTCCAGGACCTGGTGCCATATTGTGTTCCAGGCATTTTGCAGAAGACGACTTTGAATCATATGGCATGAGACGGAAACTGAAGAAAGGAGCTGTACCTTCTCTTTTTCAGTATAAG GATCGTTGGAGTACATATCTTAGAAATAGAAGATCACAGAAAACATTAAAGCAGCCGCTCTCATATAATTCTCCCGATGAGGAGGTCGTTACTGCCGATCACAACTATAGCTTAAAGATGCCTGCAACAGCTGCCAAACAGCAGACAGAAGTGAAAAAAATAGTACAGTTGCCTACAAAGAAATTTACTGCAGTACGAAGGTGTCCCTCATATCGAGGACAAAAGATCTTTAGTGTAATCAATGAGCTTGCAAAGAAGAAACTGCTCTGTGAAGACGATGTGAGTCTGCTGCAGGCCCAATTTTCAG ATTTGCTCTGGGAGTCATACAACTGGAGACAGAGGACCGAGTACTCCACAGAAATGAGGCAGTTTGCCTGTACGCTCCACCTCTATAATAGTAAGGCCTATGATCATGTCAGGAGGAATTTTCCCTTGCCTCATCCTTCTAGCCTGACAAA CTGGTTGTCTAATGATGAAGGTAATCCAGGTTTCAGCAGCAGTATTTTCTTCCACCTTCAGCAGAGAGTAGAGCGAGGAGAACAGGCATACCGGTACTGCTCACTGATGATAGAAGCTATGGCTCTCAAGAAACAGCTGGAGTGGGACCCCGTGACTCGACGTCTGGTTGGGTTTGTAGACCTAGGTGCAGGAGCACTTGATGCTGATGAAGCACCACTTGCCTCAGAAGCCATAGTCCTAATGGCAGTAGGTGTTCTTGGTCACTGGCGAGCTCCCCTGGGTTATTTCTTTGTCAATGGAACCTCTGGGCGTTTACTAGCTCAACTGCTTTGTCAGGCCATCAGCAAGCTGACCAGCATAGGTGTCACAGTTCTCTCCGTCAcatctgctgccactgctcaTGGTGTTGAGATGGCAAAGTCGCTGGGCATACGTATTGATATCAACAATATGCAGAGCACTTTTCAGCATCCTCACCATGCCACTCATCAGATCACATACTTCTTTGATGCTTGTCATTTGCTCCTGTTAATAAGGAATGTGTTTCAGTGCTTTCATAGGATACGGTTCATTAATGAAACAGCTCACTGGCAGCACATAGTGGATCTAGTGACTCTGCCAAAGAAGGAATTACTGCATATTAGTGACAGATTATCAGGCAGCTGCAGAAATAGTGAAAGTTGTCACTTAAGGGTGAACTACACAGCACAGCTGTTCAGTGAAAGCGTAAGTGGGGCACTGGAGTCTCTTCAGCTGTTGGGTCTGTCTTCTTTTCAGAACTGCAGTGGCACCATCAAATTTGTGCGCTTGATGAGCAATCTGTTTGACCTTTTTCATGGAAGAAGCTGTTTTGGAGCGGGATTGAAAGGGCCCTTGTCCTCTGAAAATTATGCTAAGATAAATTCCCTCTTAACTGAGGTTAAAAATGTCTTTGTTGCATTAACGGATACTTTGGGAAGACATTTTCTGACAGGTAAACATAAATTAGGGTTTGTAGGTTTTTTGCTTAATGCTGAGAGCTTAAAGTGGCTTTACACAAAGTATATATTTCCAAAGAGCATGCCCATCTGCCTCCTGACTTATACATTCAGCCTAGATCATCTGGAATTATTTCTTAGTGCTCTCAGACAAGCATGTGCTAGCAGTGATAACCCTACCTGCATGATGTTCCAGACTGCTTATTGTAAACTGCTGACCAAGTATAATTTGACACCAGGATTACATCAGAATGCTGTTTTAGGTAACGTGAACACCTTAGATGTATCTATTGCTCGTAGGACAGACTTGTCCCTTGATACAATTCATTCTCAGTATGGTCGGAGTTGCACGGAGATTCCATCAACAGACTACCTTTACTGTACAGGCCATATTTCATTTAACTCTATGCTCAGTTATTCATTGACAGATCTGTCGTTATATGCAGAAAGTGTCACCTATGCTGCTGGTTCTGTTGCTGAGAAGTTAGCAGCTGTCGTAAGATGTGAAGCCTGTGTCGCTTCTCTCTTTAGGTCAGATGACAAAACCCTGAAATGGGGTTCACTGTTGTGTATTaaaaagagtgggggctggagcttgcCCTCAGAGAGTGTGCATCAGATTGTGACTATTTCTGAGCAAGTCCTAAAAATGCATACAAGAGTGAATAACTGTAATTTACACTGTGAGCAACAGGATATGTATTTAGAACAGAAAATCTTATATGAGTTATCTGAGCAGCATCAACTTTTCTCTGAGTTAAACAATCACCTATTTGATGGGGAGTTGTGCATCAGCAATCACTACACAATGCTGTTAAGGAACATAGTGCAATGTTACTTACAGGTCAGAGCTGAACATGCAAAAAAATGGGGTTTGGAATTCTGTTCTGGAAGGCATAGATGGCAGAGGTTGTCTAGGAAAAAACCATTTTTATCATCATTAAAGACTTATAAACCTTGCCAAAGCTGA